From the genome of Vulpes lagopus strain Blue_001 chromosome 2, ASM1834538v1, whole genome shotgun sequence, one region includes:
- the NAPSA gene encoding napsin-A, with amino-acid sequence MLPLALLLPLLPLPLIVEPARASLIRIPLRRVYPGLKTLNSLRGWGKPTVPPSLGVPSSGDKPVFVPLSNYMNVQYYGEIGLGTPPQNFSVIFDTGSSNLWVPSIRCHFFSLPCWFHHRYNSKASSSFQPNGTKFAIQYGTGRLDGILSEDKLTIGGVKSASVIFGEALWEPSLVFTLAHFDGILGLGFPILAVGGVQPPLDLLVDQGLLDKPVFSFYLNRDPEAVDGGELVLGGSDPAHYIPPLTFLPVTVPAYWQIHMERVKVGTGLILCAQGCAAILDTGTSLITGPTEEIQALNAAIGGFSLLLGEYLIQCSEIPTLPPISFLLGGVWFNLTAQDYVIQIARGGVRLCLSGFQALDIPPPTGPLWILGDVFLGAHVAVFDRGNLTGGARVGLARASPLPAGPQGGGSAQAQFSGWRPG; translated from the exons ATGTTGCCGCTAgcgctgctgctgccgctgctgccaCTGCCGCTGATCGTGGAGCCTGCCCGGGCCTCGCTGATCCG GATCCCTCTCCGCCGAGTCTACCCTGGACTCAAGACCCTGAACTCACTGAGGGGATGGGGGAAGCCAACAGTGCCCCCCAGTTTGGGGGTCCCATCCTCTGGGGACAAGCCTGTCTTTGTACCTCTCTCTAACTACATGAAT GTCCAGTATTATGGGGAAATTGGACTGGGAACACCCCCGCAAAACTTCTCTGTCATCTTTGACACTGGCTCCTCCAATCTCTGGGTCCCATCCATAAGATGCCACTTCTTCAGTCTGCCCTGCT GGTTCCACCACCGCTACAACTCCAAAGCCTCCAGCTCATTCCAACCCAATGGGACCAAGTTTGCCATTCAATATGGAACTGGGAGGCTAGATGGCATCCTGAGTGAGGACAAGCTGACT ATTGGAGGAGTTAAGAGTGCATCAGTGATTTTTGGAGAGGCGCTGTGGGAGCCCAGCCTGGTCTTCACTTTAGCCCACTTCGATGGAAtactgggcctcggtttccccattcTGGCTGTGGGAGGAGTTCAGCCCCCGCTGGATTTACTGGTGGACCAGGGGCTACTGGATAAGCCTGTCTTCTCCTTCTATCTCAACAG GGATCCTGAAGCAGTGGATGGAGGAGAGCtggtcctgggtggctccgatCCAGCTCACTATATCCCACCCCTCACTTTCTTGCCAGTCACGGTCCCTGCCTACTGGCAGATCCACATGGAGCG TGTGAAGGTGGGCACTGGGCTGATTCTTTGTGCCCAGGGCTGTGCTGCCATCCTGGACACAGGTACATCCCTCATCACAGGACCCACTGAAGAGATCCAGGCCCTGAATGCAGCCATTGGAGGATTCTCCTTGCTGTTGGGGGAG TACCTCATCCAGTGCTCAGAAATCCCAACGCTCCCTCCAATCTCCTTCCTCCTTGGGGGGGTCTGGTTTAACCTCACGGCCCAGGACTATGTCATCCAG ATTGCTCGGGGTGGTGTCCGCCTCTGCTTGTCTGGCTTCCAGGCCCTGGACATACCTCCGCCTACAGGGCCCCTCTGGATTCTCGGCGATGTCTTCTTGGGGGCCCACGTTGCAGTCTTCGACCGCGGAAACCTAACAGGCGGTGCCCGAGTGGGGTTGGCGCGCGCCAGCCCTCTACCAGCCGGACCACAAGGGGGTGGATCCGCTCAGGCGCAGTTCTCCGGCTGGCGCCCTGGCTAG